From a single Streptomyces misionensis genomic region:
- a CDS encoding non-ribosomal peptide synthetase produces MIAPLLTGGRVRAVGQLLAADPEGLFRLVAHERVGVLEVVPSLLRAALDTWDEGAEVPELPALRWLVVTGEELPTELCRRWFARFPGIAMMNAYGPTECSDDVTHAVITPDDLDEDRITAPIGRPIRNTRLYVLGDELAPVPPGTAGDLYVAGVGVGRGYLGDPGRTAAAFVPDPFAADGGLMYRTGDRVRHRPDGQLEFIGRRDAQVKIRGQRIELGEVEAHLRARPGVSDAVAAVVPGPGGHHQLVGYLVGTEDVRGVREALAAALPEHLVPAVLVPLPALPLTPNGKIDRKALPVPDFAPTDSRAPRTPEEELLCGIFAELLGLDRVGADDDFFMLGGHSLLATRVVARVRAVLAVDLDVAALFETPTVAGLAARLTAAGPARGLTARRERPEVLPLSYAQRGLWFLNRMDPADGTYNIPLVLRLSGPLDIPALETALARVAERHEILRTVFPEADGVPRQVVRDPGAARPALDVVDAAGRDTDALIAEAAGRGFDLTRQTPLRARLLVLDPRTHVLVVVVHHIAGDGWSTAPLARDLSQAYAAALDGRAPDWTPLPVQYADHALWQRERLGEETDPASLIARQVAYWKRTLADLPEELALPADRPRPALPSGRGGLVPFALGPETHDALLRLARAHGATTFMVLHAALAALLTRLGAGTDLPIGGSVVGRTDESLDDLVGFFVNSLVLRTDTGGDPTFGELLARTRATDIAAFAHQDLPFERLVEAVNPRRSLGRHPLFQIKLVLQNLDRPLLDFPGLRAEVARLDPDMAKFDLLFSVAERYDEQGRPQGVEAAAGYSADLFDRSTVEALATRFVRLLESALAHPDRPVSRLAVLDGTERHDLLVTRNDTGHATPDATLAQLFEAQAARTPHAPALVHGPVELDYAQLNARANRLAHLLLARGADPTTLIALALPRSATAVEAMLAVGKSGAAYLPLDPEHPGERVTQLLADARPGLLLTTAETLRGAPHLADQPARLLVLDDPEVTAELAARPDTDPGDTDRGAPVGPGDAAYVVYTSGSTGTPKGVVVDQRALVDYVVRCAAEYPGLAGRTLLHSPLSFDLGLTTLYGTLLAGGCLYVADLDEHLDVPGGLTFLKVTPSHLPLLDTLPDACAPDAELMTGGEALHAEQLTAWRARHPRATVVNHYGPTEATVGVLDHRVAAGTTPAAGPVPLGRPMWNTRVYVLDAALQPVPDGVVGELYLAGTGLARGYLGRPGGTAERFVADPYGPPGTRMYRTGDRVRWNSAGVLEYVGRVDHQVKVRGFRIELGEVEAALLTAPGVRQALAVVREDRRDDKRLTAYVVPAPGESVAADEVRAHVARTLPEYLTPTAVVVLDELPLTANGKVDRAALPAPETPASAAPARAARTPEEEILCGLFADVLGVERVGVDDDFFELGGHSLLAMRLLSRIAGTLGARVGVKALFDAPTVAGVAARLATAGDDRPALVPAERGERVPLSYAQTRLWFLNRLEGPNATYNIPLVLRLTGDLDRAALRAAMRDVADRHESLRTVFPETGGVAGQHVLGPVEGAPALEESEVAADALEAAVSETVLRGFDLTCQPPLRARLLTPAGTTDEAVLVLVMHHIAADGWSLGPLLRDLSEAYTARRGAAAPDWRPLPVQYADYTLWQRTVMGDENDPDSRLTEQLDHWKAALDGLPEELDLPADRPRPEVATYRGDRVPLELSARAHAGLAALARANGVSVFMVLQAGLAALLTRLGAGTDVPIGTPIAGRTDAALDDLVGFFVNTLVLRTDTSGDPTFRELLARVRETDLAAYTHQELPFERLVEELNPVRSLARHPLFQIMLILHNTDRPEIELPGLRASAEGADAPVAKFDLSVSLWERHTEAGEADGILGQLEYAVDLFDRSTAEAVAARLERLLTAAATDADFPISRLPVLSGTELDELLVTRNDTAVARPEASLPELFRHRAARTPDAVALVSGAVELTYAELDERSDRLALALLDRGVRPEDRVALLLADRAHHVPATLAVAKAGAVYVPLDTRSPEARTRRVLEDTGTVVVLADRTTAERVPQGPAAVVLVDGEWAGPAERPDHTWTLPHPDQLAYIMYTSGSTGEPKGVAVTHRGVVGLVRDGYWGHGPDDRVLMHSPPSFDASTYELWGPLLAGARIVASNADATDIAALAATMTRHRVTVGLFSEGVFRLLAENHPEAFRDLRDVYVGGDTASAAAVRKVLEQAPGLRLTNSYGPTETTLCAVHHAIGAGDVARNSFPIGRPMDNTRVYVLDERMRPVPDGVTGELYIAGEGLARGYHGRPATTAERFVADPFGPAASRMYRTGDRARWRADGTLEFAGRADTQVKVRGFRIELGEVESAVAAHPDTAQTVVVVREDRPGDRRLVAYVVPVPGAGADPEALRAHVAERLPDYMVPAAFVPLDALPLTGTGKLDRRALPAPDYAGGGGRAPRNEREQLLCALFADLLGVTDVAIDDNFFAMGGDSIVSIQLVSRARQAGLQLTPRDVFQCQTVEALAVVASAADADGDTAPDDGTGTVTATPIMEWLRGLGGPVEGFNQSVALRTPPGLGEAALLTAVQAVLDGHDLLRARLDRTGPGAWRLHVPPAGKAVAADAVRRVDITDVPDGALTDLLTEQAETARRELAPDDGVMLRLVWCDAGADRPGRLLILAHHLVVDGVSWRVLVPDLMNGWAAAEAGRPVTLEPVRTSFRTWADRLAAQAVTAATEAELPLWERMTAEADAPLASRPLDPAVDTRATVRRHTATLPAGRTDELLTTVPAATGAGPDEILLTAFALAVAEWRRTRGRGAGGGGPVLLNLEGHGRGDGGDAELSRTVGWFTAMHPLRLDPGVKWHEIRDGAPAAGTALRRVQDQLRAIPGKGVGYGLLRHLNPATSGILAAGAQPQIGFNYLGRVRAGTGDPADWGAAPEDVRIAPADPRLPFAHCLEVNAVTHDRPGGPELSVTWTWPGGLFEEPDIGALTGLWFEALDALARYAAAHRAAPGGAEDRTTSDLFLVDLGQDEIDELEADLEDLT; encoded by the coding sequence ATGATCGCCCCGCTGCTCACCGGCGGCCGCGTCCGCGCCGTGGGACAGCTGCTCGCCGCCGACCCCGAGGGCCTGTTCCGGCTGGTCGCCCACGAGCGGGTCGGCGTCCTGGAGGTCGTGCCGTCCCTGCTGCGCGCGGCGCTGGACACCTGGGACGAGGGCGCCGAGGTGCCCGAGCTGCCCGCCCTGCGCTGGCTGGTCGTCACCGGCGAGGAACTGCCGACGGAACTGTGCCGGCGCTGGTTCGCGCGCTTCCCCGGCATCGCCATGATGAACGCGTACGGCCCCACCGAGTGCTCCGACGACGTCACCCACGCCGTCATCACACCGGACGACCTGGACGAGGACCGGATCACCGCCCCGATCGGCCGGCCCATCCGGAACACCCGGCTGTACGTCCTCGGTGACGAACTCGCGCCGGTCCCGCCCGGCACCGCCGGCGACCTGTACGTGGCGGGCGTCGGCGTCGGCCGCGGCTACCTGGGCGACCCCGGCCGCACGGCGGCCGCGTTCGTGCCCGACCCGTTCGCCGCCGACGGCGGCCTCATGTACCGCACCGGGGACCGGGTCCGCCACCGCCCGGACGGACAGCTGGAGTTCATCGGGCGCCGCGACGCCCAGGTGAAGATCCGCGGCCAGCGCATCGAACTGGGCGAGGTCGAGGCCCATCTGCGCGCCCGGCCCGGGGTGAGCGACGCCGTGGCCGCCGTGGTCCCCGGGCCCGGCGGACACCACCAGCTCGTCGGCTACCTCGTCGGCACCGAGGACGTCCGCGGCGTCCGGGAGGCGCTGGCCGCCGCGCTGCCCGAACACCTGGTCCCCGCCGTGCTCGTGCCGCTGCCCGCGCTGCCGCTCACCCCGAACGGCAAGATCGACCGCAAGGCCCTGCCCGTCCCGGACTTCGCGCCCACGGACAGCCGCGCGCCCCGCACCCCCGAGGAGGAACTGCTCTGCGGCATCTTCGCGGAGCTGCTGGGCCTCGACCGGGTCGGCGCCGACGACGACTTCTTCATGCTGGGCGGCCACTCCCTGCTGGCCACCCGGGTCGTGGCCCGCGTCCGCGCCGTCCTCGCCGTGGACCTGGACGTGGCCGCCCTGTTCGAGACGCCCACCGTCGCGGGCCTGGCCGCCCGGCTCACCGCCGCGGGGCCGGCCCGGGGCCTGACCGCACGCCGGGAGCGGCCCGAGGTGCTGCCGCTGTCGTACGCCCAGCGCGGCCTGTGGTTCCTCAACCGGATGGACCCGGCCGACGGCACCTACAACATCCCGCTGGTGCTGCGGCTCTCCGGCCCCCTCGACATCCCCGCGCTCGAGACGGCGCTGGCCCGGGTGGCGGAGCGGCACGAGATCCTGCGCACCGTCTTCCCCGAGGCCGACGGCGTGCCCCGGCAGGTCGTCCGCGACCCCGGCGCGGCCCGCCCCGCACTGGACGTGGTGGACGCCGCCGGCCGGGACACGGACGCGCTGATCGCCGAGGCGGCCGGGCGCGGCTTCGACCTCACCCGCCAGACGCCGCTGCGCGCCCGGCTGCTGGTGCTCGACCCGCGGACCCACGTCCTGGTCGTCGTCGTCCACCACATCGCCGGCGACGGCTGGTCCACCGCGCCGCTGGCCCGCGACCTCAGCCAGGCGTACGCCGCGGCCCTCGACGGCCGGGCACCCGACTGGACACCGCTGCCGGTGCAGTACGCCGACCACGCCCTGTGGCAGCGCGAACGGCTCGGCGAGGAGACCGACCCGGCCAGCCTGATAGCACGTCAGGTCGCCTATTGGAAGCGGACATTGGCCGATCTCCCCGAGGAGCTGGCGCTGCCCGCGGACCGGCCGCGGCCCGCGCTGCCCAGCGGCCGGGGCGGACTCGTCCCCTTCGCCCTCGGCCCCGAGACCCACGACGCGCTGCTGCGCCTGGCCCGCGCCCACGGGGCGACCACCTTCATGGTGCTGCACGCCGCCCTCGCGGCCCTGCTGACCCGGCTCGGCGCCGGCACCGACCTCCCCATCGGCGGCTCCGTGGTGGGCCGCACCGACGAATCCCTGGACGACCTGGTCGGGTTCTTCGTCAACTCGCTCGTCCTGCGCACCGACACCGGCGGCGACCCGACCTTCGGCGAACTCCTGGCCCGCACCCGCGCCACCGACATCGCCGCCTTCGCCCACCAGGACCTGCCGTTCGAACGACTGGTGGAGGCGGTCAACCCGCGCCGCTCGCTGGGCCGCCACCCGCTGTTCCAGATCAAGCTGGTCCTGCAGAACCTGGACCGCCCGCTGCTCGACTTCCCCGGGCTGCGCGCCGAGGTCGCCCGACTCGACCCGGACATGGCCAAGTTCGACCTGCTGTTCAGCGTCGCCGAACGCTACGACGAGCAGGGCCGCCCCCAGGGCGTCGAGGCGGCAGCCGGCTACTCGGCCGACCTGTTCGACCGCTCCACCGTGGAGGCCCTCGCCACCCGGTTCGTCCGGCTCCTCGAATCCGCCCTCGCCCACCCCGACCGGCCGGTCAGCCGCCTCGCCGTGCTGGACGGCACCGAACGCCACGACCTGCTGGTCACCCGCAACGACACCGGGCACGCCACCCCCGACGCCACCCTCGCCCAGCTCTTCGAGGCCCAGGCCGCCCGCACCCCCCACGCCCCGGCCCTCGTCCACGGCCCGGTCGAGCTCGACTACGCGCAGCTCAACGCCCGCGCCAACCGGCTCGCCCACCTGCTGCTGGCGCGCGGCGCCGACCCCACCACCCTGATCGCGCTCGCCCTGCCCCGGTCCGCGACGGCCGTCGAGGCGATGCTCGCCGTCGGCAAGTCCGGCGCGGCCTACCTCCCGCTGGACCCCGAGCACCCCGGCGAACGCGTCACCCAGCTCCTGGCCGACGCCCGCCCCGGCCTGCTGCTGACCACCGCCGAAACCCTGCGCGGGGCCCCGCATCTGGCCGACCAGCCGGCCCGGCTGCTGGTCCTCGACGACCCCGAGGTGACCGCCGAACTGGCCGCCCGCCCGGACACCGACCCCGGCGACACCGACCGCGGCGCGCCCGTCGGGCCGGGCGACGCCGCCTACGTCGTCTACACCTCCGGCTCCACCGGCACCCCCAAGGGCGTCGTCGTGGACCAACGCGCCCTCGTGGACTACGTGGTGCGCTGCGCCGCCGAGTACCCCGGCCTCGCCGGACGCACCCTGCTGCACTCGCCGCTCTCCTTCGACCTCGGCCTGACCACCCTCTACGGCACCCTGCTGGCCGGCGGCTGCCTGTACGTCGCCGACCTGGACGAACACCTGGACGTGCCCGGCGGACTGACCTTCCTCAAGGTCACCCCCAGCCACCTGCCCCTCCTGGACACCCTGCCCGACGCCTGCGCGCCGGACGCCGAGCTGATGACCGGCGGCGAGGCCCTGCACGCCGAACAGCTCACCGCCTGGCGCGCCCGGCACCCGCGAGCCACCGTGGTCAACCACTACGGCCCCACCGAGGCCACCGTCGGCGTCCTCGACCACCGGGTCGCGGCCGGCACCACGCCGGCGGCCGGACCCGTCCCGCTCGGCCGCCCCATGTGGAACACCCGGGTGTACGTCCTGGACGCGGCCCTCCAGCCGGTGCCCGACGGCGTCGTGGGCGAGCTGTACCTCGCCGGCACCGGCCTCGCCCGCGGCTACCTCGGACGGCCCGGCGGAACCGCCGAGCGCTTCGTGGCCGACCCCTACGGGCCGCCCGGCACCCGGATGTACCGCACCGGCGACCGCGTCCGCTGGAACTCCGCCGGGGTCCTGGAGTACGTGGGCCGCGTCGACCACCAGGTCAAGGTGCGCGGCTTCCGGATCGAACTCGGCGAGGTGGAGGCCGCCCTGCTGACCGCGCCGGGCGTGCGCCAGGCGCTGGCCGTGGTCCGCGAGGACCGGCGCGACGACAAGCGGCTCACGGCCTACGTCGTCCCCGCCCCCGGCGAGAGCGTCGCGGCCGACGAGGTGCGCGCCCATGTGGCGCGGACGCTGCCGGAGTACCTGACCCCCACCGCCGTGGTCGTCCTGGACGAACTCCCGCTGACGGCCAACGGCAAGGTCGACCGTGCCGCCCTGCCCGCCCCGGAAACCCCCGCGAGCGCCGCGCCGGCCCGGGCCGCCCGCACCCCGGAGGAGGAGATCCTCTGCGGGCTGTTCGCCGATGTGCTCGGCGTCGAACGCGTGGGCGTGGACGACGACTTCTTCGAGCTGGGCGGCCACTCGCTGCTCGCGATGCGCCTGCTCAGCCGGATCGCCGGCACCCTGGGCGCCCGGGTGGGCGTCAAGGCGCTCTTCGACGCCCCGACGGTCGCCGGCGTCGCCGCCCGGCTCGCCACCGCCGGCGACGACCGCCCCGCGCTGGTCCCGGCCGAGCGCGGCGAGCGCGTCCCGCTGTCCTACGCCCAGACCCGGCTGTGGTTCCTCAACCGGCTCGAAGGCCCCAACGCCACCTATAACATCCCGCTCGTGCTGCGCCTGACCGGCGACCTCGACCGGGCCGCACTGCGCGCCGCGATGCGCGACGTCGCGGACCGCCACGAGAGCCTGCGCACGGTCTTCCCCGAGACCGGCGGCGTGGCCGGCCAGCACGTCCTCGGCCCGGTCGAGGGCGCCCCCGCCCTGGAGGAGAGCGAGGTCGCCGCCGACGCCCTGGAGGCCGCCGTCAGCGAGACCGTGCTGCGCGGCTTCGACCTGACCTGCCAGCCCCCGCTGCGGGCCCGGCTGCTCACCCCGGCCGGCACCACCGACGAGGCCGTTCTGGTCCTGGTGATGCACCACATCGCCGCCGACGGCTGGTCGCTCGGCCCGCTGCTGCGCGACCTGTCCGAGGCGTACACGGCCCGCCGCGGCGCCGCCGCGCCCGACTGGCGGCCGCTGCCCGTCCAGTACGCCGACTACACCCTGTGGCAGCGCACGGTCATGGGCGACGAGAACGACCCGGACAGCCGGCTGACCGAGCAGCTCGACCACTGGAAGGCGGCCCTGGACGGGCTGCCCGAGGAACTGGACCTGCCCGCCGACCGGCCGCGGCCCGAGGTGGCCACCTACCGCGGCGACCGTGTGCCGCTGGAGCTGAGCGCGCGGGCGCACGCCGGTCTCGCCGCGCTGGCCAGGGCCAACGGCGTCAGCGTCTTCATGGTGCTGCAGGCCGGACTCGCCGCCCTGCTGACCCGGCTCGGCGCCGGCACCGACGTCCCGATCGGCACCCCCATCGCGGGCCGCACCGACGCCGCCCTGGACGACCTCGTCGGGTTCTTCGTCAACACCCTGGTGCTGCGCACCGACACCTCGGGCGACCCCACCTTCCGGGAACTGCTCGCCCGGGTGCGGGAGACGGACCTGGCCGCCTACACCCACCAGGAGCTGCCCTTCGAGCGGCTGGTGGAGGAGCTGAACCCGGTGCGCTCGCTCGCCCGGCACCCGCTCTTCCAGATCATGCTCATCCTGCACAACACCGACCGCCCCGAGATCGAGCTGCCCGGACTGCGGGCGAGTGCCGAGGGCGCGGACGCCCCCGTCGCCAAGTTCGACCTCTCCGTCAGCCTGTGGGAGCGGCACACCGAGGCCGGCGAGGCGGACGGGATACTCGGACAACTGGAGTACGCCGTCGACCTGTTCGACCGGTCCACCGCCGAGGCCGTCGCGGCCCGCCTGGAACGCCTGCTGACGGCCGCCGCGACCGACGCGGACTTCCCGATCAGCCGGCTCCCCGTGCTGTCCGGCACCGAACTGGACGAACTCCTGGTGACCCGCAACGACACGGCCGTGGCGCGCCCGGAGGCATCGCTGCCCGAACTGTTCCGGCACCGGGCGGCCCGCACCCCCGACGCCGTCGCCCTGGTGAGCGGCGCGGTGGAACTGACCTACGCCGAACTGGACGAGCGCTCCGACCGGCTCGCGCTGGCCCTGCTCGACCGGGGCGTACGCCCCGAGGACCGGGTGGCCCTGCTGCTCGCCGACCGCGCCCACCACGTGCCGGCGACCCTCGCCGTCGCCAAGGCCGGAGCCGTCTACGTACCGCTGGACACCCGCAGCCCCGAGGCCCGCACGCGGCGCGTCCTGGAGGACACCGGCACGGTCGTCGTCCTCGCCGACCGCACCACCGCCGAGCGGGTGCCGCAGGGACCGGCCGCCGTCGTCCTCGTGGACGGGGAATGGGCCGGGCCCGCCGAGCGGCCGGACCACACCTGGACGCTCCCGCACCCCGACCAGCTGGCGTACATCATGTACACCTCCGGCTCCACGGGCGAGCCCAAGGGGGTCGCGGTCACCCACCGCGGCGTCGTCGGCCTGGTCCGCGACGGCTACTGGGGCCACGGCCCGGACGACCGGGTGCTGATGCACTCGCCGCCCTCCTTCGACGCCTCGACGTACGAGCTGTGGGGCCCGCTGCTCGCGGGCGCGCGGATCGTCGCCTCGAACGCCGACGCCACCGACATCGCCGCCCTGGCCGCCACCATGACCCGGCACCGGGTCACCGTCGGCCTGTTCAGCGAGGGCGTCTTCCGGCTGCTCGCCGAGAACCACCCGGAGGCCTTCCGCGACCTGCGGGACGTCTACGTCGGCGGCGACACCGCCTCGGCGGCCGCGGTCCGCAAGGTCCTGGAGCAGGCCCCCGGCCTGCGGCTGACCAACAGCTACGGCCCCACCGAGACGACGCTGTGCGCGGTCCACCACGCCATCGGCGCGGGCGACGTCGCCCGCAACTCCTTCCCGATCGGCCGCCCGATGGACAACACCCGCGTCTACGTCCTGGACGAGCGCATGCGGCCGGTCCCGGACGGGGTCACCGGCGAGCTGTACATCGCGGGCGAGGGCCTGGCCCGCGGCTACCACGGCCGGCCCGCGACGACCGCGGAACGCTTCGTCGCCGACCCCTTCGGACCCGCGGCCTCCCGGATGTACCGCACCGGCGACCGGGCCCGGTGGCGCGCGGACGGCACGCTGGAGTTCGCCGGGCGCGCCGACACCCAGGTGAAGGTGCGCGGCTTCCGGATCGAGCTGGGCGAGGTCGAGTCCGCGGTCGCGGCCCACCCGGACACCGCCCAGACCGTGGTCGTGGTGCGCGAGGACCGGCCGGGGGACCGCCGCCTGGTCGCCTACGTCGTGCCCGTGCCCGGCGCCGGGGCCGACCCCGAGGCGCTGCGCGCCCACGTCGCCGAACGCCTGCCGGACTACATGGTCCCCGCCGCCTTCGTCCCGCTCGACGCGCTGCCGCTGACCGGCACCGGGAAGCTGGACCGCCGGGCGCTGCCCGCGCCCGACTACGCGGGCGGCGGCGGCCGCGCCCCGCGCAACGAGCGGGAACAGCTGCTCTGCGCGCTCTTCGCCGATCTGCTCGGGGTGACCGACGTCGCCATCGACGACAACTTCTTCGCCATGGGCGGCGACAGCATCGTCTCCATCCAGCTGGTCAGCCGGGCCCGCCAGGCGGGTCTGCAACTGACCCCCCGCGACGTCTTCCAGTGCCAGACCGTCGAGGCCCTCGCCGTCGTGGCGAGCGCCGCCGACGCGGACGGCGACACCGCCCCGGACGACGGCACCGGCACCGTCACGGCCACCCCGATCATGGAGTGGCTGCGCGGACTCGGCGGCCCCGTCGAGGGCTTCAACCAGTCCGTCGCCCTGCGCACCCCGCCGGGCCTGGGCGAGGCGGCGCTGCTCACCGCCGTGCAGGCGGTCCTCGACGGTCACGACCTGCTGCGGGCCCGCCTCGACCGGACCGGCCCCGGCGCGTGGCGGCTGCACGTCCCGCCGGCCGGCAAGGCCGTCGCCGCCGACGCCGTACGCCGGGTCGACATCACCGACGTACCGGACGGCGCCCTCACGGACCTGCTGACCGAGCAGGCCGAGACGGCCCGGCGCGAACTGGCCCCGGACGACGGGGTGATGCTCCGGCTGGTGTGGTGCGACGCGGGCGCCGACCGCCCGGGCCGGCTGCTGATCCTCGCGCACCACCTCGTGGTCGACGGCGTGTCCTGGCGGGTCCTGGTGCCCGACCTGATGAACGGCTGGGCCGCCGCCGAGGCGGGCCGCCCGGTCACCCTCGAACCGGTCCGCACCTCCTTCCGCACCTGGGCCGACCGGCTGGCCGCCCAGGCGGTCACCGCCGCCACCGAGGCCGAACTCCCGCTGTGGGAGCGGATGACCGCCGAGGCCGACGCGCCGCTCGCCAGCCGGCCGCTCGACCCCGCCGTGGACACCCGGGCCACCGTCCGGCGGCACACCGCCACCCTGCCGGCCGGGCGCACGGACGAACTGCTGACCACCGTGCCCGCCGCCACCGGGGCCGGACCCGACGAGATCCTGCTCACCGCGTTCGCGCTCGCCGTCGCCGAGTGGCGGCGCACCCGCGGGCGCGGCGCGGGCGGCGGCGGACCGGTCCTGCTGAACCTGGAGGGCCACGGCCGCGGCGACGGCGGCGACGCCGAACTCTCCCGCACGGTCGGCTGGTTCACCGCCATGCACCCGCTGCGCCTGGACCCGGGCGTCAAGTGGCACGAGATCCGCGACGGCGCACCGGCCGCCGGCACCGCGCTGCGCCGCGTCCAGGACCAGCTGCGCGCGATTCCCGGCAAGGGCGTCGGCTACGGCCTGCTGCGCCACCTCAACCCCGCCACCTCCGGCATCCTCGCCGCCGGGGCGCAGCCGCAGATCGGCTTCAACTACCTGGGCCGCGTCCGCGCCGGGACCGGCGACCCCGCCGACTGGGGCGCCGCACCCGAGGACGTCCGGATCGCCCCGGCCGACCCCCGGCTGCCGTTCGCGCACTGCCTGGAGGTCAACGCGGTCACCCACGACCGGCCCGGCGGACCGGAGCTGAGCGTGACCTGGACCTGGCCCGGAGGCCTCTTCGAGGAGCCGGACATCGGGGCGCTGACCGGCCTGTGGTTCGAGGCCCTGGACGCCCTCGCGCGGTACGCCGCCGCGCACCGCGCCGCCCCGGGCGGCGCCGAGGACCGAACGACATCCGACCTCTTCCTGGTGGACCTCGGCCAGGACGAGATCGACGAGCTCGAAGCCGACCTGGAGGACCTGACGTGA